The Calditrichota bacterium genome includes the window TACAGGGCGATCCTGATGAACTGCTGATTATTTTCAACAATCTTATTTCCAATGCAGTAAAATATAATCGTGAAAATGGGCAGGTAAATGTAAAAATAATCCCGGGTGAAGAGCAGGTTACAATCTGTGTTTCAGATACCGGGATTGGCATGACCGCCGAAGAACGTGAAACCCTGTTTGGCGAATTTGTACGAATCAAAAATGAAGATACCCGTGCAATAATAGGGAGCGGACTTGGACTTTCAATCCTTAAAAAGCTTGTTTCTTTGTACAATGGAAAAATTAGTATTGAAAGCGAGAAAGGCAAAGGCAGTACTTTTACAGTTATTTTAAAAAACAAACAGGTTGCTCAAAGCGATCAGGAAGAGGGATCGAATGCAGCCTGATGAAGTAATGCATTGGCTTAAAGAAGAAGATGAGCAGACACTGGAAGTTTTATGGAAGAAAGCAGATGAAACGCGCCGGGAATATGTAGGAAATGATATCCACTTACGCGGGATTATTGAAATATCCAACTACTGTGTTCGGCTTTGTCATTATTGTGGGATAAATGCAGCAAACAAAAATATTAAACGCTATTTGATGACTGTTGAAGAAATCATGAATGGTGTAAAAGAGATTGAATCTTACGGATATGGAACTGTTGTTTTGCAGGCCGGAGAAGATGCCCGTATTAAGGCCGATTGGATTGCGGAAATTATAAAAAGAATCAAAAATGAAACAAGCCTATCGGTTACGCTTAGTTTGGGAGAGCGAAAAAAGAGTGAACTGGAATTATGGAAAAAAAGTGGCGCTGACCGATACCTGCTAAAAATTGAAACGGGGAATCAAAGACTTTTCAAAAGTATTCATCCAACTGCCTCTAAATTTGAATGGAGTAATCGCATTCAAATATTATTTTTTTTACTTGAAACGGGCTATGAAACCGGTAGTGGTATAATGGTTGGAATACCCGGACAAACATATAATGATATTTTGACAGACATATTTCTCTTTAAAAAACTTGGCGTTCACATGCTGGGTATTGGACCTTTTCTGCCACATCCGGAAACAAGCTTGGGAAAAGAATTTTTTGAAGGATTAGAAGATAAAGACCAGGTACCAAACACCGAATTGATGACATACAAAGTAAACGCTTTAACACGCATTATTTGTAAAAATATAAACATTCCAACAACAACAGCTTTGGCAACCATAAATAGCAAAACCGGAAGGGAACTTGGGTTAAAAAGAGGCGCCAATGTTATCATGCCAAATTTTACGCCAATAAAATATCGTCAATTTTATGAGATTTATCCCGGGCGGATTTGCCTGGAAGAATTTGGCACAAAAGTTAATAATATGATCCATGAACGCATAAAATCTGTTGACAGGGAAATTGGTTACGGGCCAGGTTCTGCAATTCAAAATAAGGCACAAAAATGTATTTAGATAAAACACTATCAAAAAACGCAAAAGATTTTATTGATGATGACAAAATTCATTCATTACTAAAAAATACCAAAGAAAATCCAAAGCAGGTTAAAAAAATAATTGCCAAAAGTCTTGAGAAAAAAGCGCTTAATCCGGAAGAAACAGCAATACTTCTTAAAACCGAGTCTCCCGAACTTGTGGAAGAAATATTCGAAGCTGCACGGAAACTAAAGCGAGATGTTTATGGAAACCGGATTGTATTGTTTGCACCGCTTTACATCGGGAATAATTGTGTTAACGATTGTACCTATTGCTCTTTCCGCAGAAGCAACAAAGAAGCTGTTAGGAGAACTCTTTCTGAAACTGAAATTGGCGCACAGGTAGAATCTCTTGAGGATAAAGGCCATAAACGCTTGATACTTGTGTATGGCGAACACCCAAAATATAATGCGGATTATATCGCCAAATCTGTTAAAGATGTTTATCGCGTAAAAAAAGGTAATGGAGAAATTAGAAGGGTAAATATAAATGCTGCTCCGATGGATATTGAAGGTTTCAAAAAAATTAAAGAGGCCGGCATTGGAACTTACCAGATTTTTATGGAAACCTATCACCATGAAACTTACCAAAAAGTACATCCGGAAAATACTTTTAAAGGTGACTATCTCTGGCGGCTTGATGGATTAAACCGTGCCAATGAAGCAGGATTGGATGATGTAGGAATTGGCGCGTTATTTGGTTTATATGATTGGCGTTTTGAAGTTTTAGCAATGATCCATCATTCCCAATTTCTTGAAAAGCAATATGGCTGCGGACCACACACAATTAGTTTTCCACGGTTAAAACCCGGGTTGGGAATTGAGTATGATGAAAAATACCTGGTTAATGATTATAACTTTAAACGGTTAGTCGCCATTCTTCGTTTAGCTGTGCCATATGCCGGCATGATATTAACCGCCCGTGAAAGCGCTGAGTTACGAAAAGAAATTCTTGGTTTTGGTGTTTCTCAAATCGATGCGGGAAGCAGGATCGAACTGGGAGGATATACAGAAATTGGAGACGCCCAGGTACAGTCATCTGAGAAAGAACAATTTTTATTATCAGATTTACGCCCCCTGGATGAAGTAATAAAACAACTTCTTGATGATGATTATATCCCCAGCTTTTGCACCTCATGCTACAGGCAGGGACGAACCGGAGAACAGTTTATGGAGTTTGCAATTCCCGGGTTTATAGAGCGATTGTGTACGCCAAACGGGCTGATAACTTTACAGGAATATTTATATGATTATTCCTCTGAAGAAACAAAAGAATCCGGAAAAAAACTAATTCAAAGACAACTATCAAACATGCCCGATTCGAAAATGAAAACACGTGTTGTTGAGAGGCTGAATAAAATCGAGCATTCAAATGAGCGGGATTTTTACTTTTAGAAATTGAAAAAAAGAGCACAAACATGAAAAAAACACCAAAAGGAATGCGTCTTCATATTGGGATTTATGGCAGGCGTAATGTTGGAAAATCATCTTTGGTAAATGCGATAACCAGGCAACAGGTTTCAATAGTTTCAGACGTTGCCGGCACCACCACTGACCCGGTAGAAAAGCCAATGGAAATGTTACCCATTGGCCCGGTTTTATTTATCGATACGGCAGGGATTGATGATGAAGGAGACTTGGGGAAAAAACGTATTCAAAAAAGTCGCAAAGCAATGGAGCGCACGGATATTGCCATAATTGTTTCAACTGCTGATTTATGGGAAGATTTTGAGCAAAACCTGATTAACGAATTTTCCAGACTAAAAATTACGGTTATCGTTGTTTTCAATAAAGTTGATATTTTATCTCCAAGAGCGGACCAATTGGATTCAATTTCAAAGCAGGGTATTTCAGTTGTTCAATCCATAGCTTTTAAAGCGGTGGGGATTAATGAATTGCGCGATGTGCTGATCGCTAATGTGCCTGATTATTTTTTGAAATCTCCATCCGTTACAGCCAATCTTGTACCACCTGGAGAAATGGCATTGCTGGTGGTTCCAATCGATTATGAAGCGCCCAAAGGTAGATTAATTCTGCCACAGGTTCAGGTGCTTAGAGATTTACTGGATAATGACGCTTATAGCATGGTTGTAAAGGAAACAGGATTAGTGCAGGCATTGAACAACCTGAAAAAACCACCTGCGCTGGTAATTACAGATTCCCAGTCATTTAAAGAAGTAGGCAGAGATACGCCAGTAGAAATTCCGTTAACATCTTTTTCTATTTTGTTTGCACGCCTAAAAGGCGACTTAAAAGAATTTGTAAAAGGCGCGTTATCGATTGGAAAATTAATTCCCGGTGACAATATCCTTATTGCTGAGTCTTGCAGTCACCACCCCATAAAAGGTGATATAGGACGTGAAAAAATTCCACTTTGGCTGGACAAATATGTTGGTGGAAAACTTAACTATTCAACGGTTCAGGGACATGATTTCCCAGAAGATTTGAGTAAATACAAGCTTGTTGTTCAATGCGGATCGTGCACTTTCAATCCCAGATTATTGAAAACACGATTAAATATTTGCAGGAGCGCAAATGTCCCGATAACAAATTATGGCGTTGCAATTGCGTTTATGCATGGTATTTTCGAAAGAGCATTAGCACCATTTGATGAGGTAAAAGGAATCCTGGAAGAAAACCGAAAAGAAGCTTTGCTGGCGGGATAATTTTTATTTAAACAAAAAAGTAAATAAGAGCATAGTAGCGG containing:
- the hydE gene encoding [FeFe] hydrogenase H-cluster radical SAM maturase HydE, with product MQPDEVMHWLKEEDEQTLEVLWKKADETRREYVGNDIHLRGIIEISNYCVRLCHYCGINAANKNIKRYLMTVEEIMNGVKEIESYGYGTVVLQAGEDARIKADWIAEIIKRIKNETSLSVTLSLGERKKSELELWKKSGADRYLLKIETGNQRLFKSIHPTASKFEWSNRIQILFFLLETGYETGSGIMVGIPGQTYNDILTDIFLFKKLGVHMLGIGPFLPHPETSLGKEFFEGLEDKDQVPNTELMTYKVNALTRIICKNINIPTTTALATINSKTGRELGLKRGANVIMPNFTPIKYRQFYEIYPGRICLEEFGTKVNNMIHERIKSVDREIGYGPGSAIQNKAQKCI
- the hydG gene encoding [FeFe] hydrogenase H-cluster radical SAM maturase HydG, with the protein product MYLDKTLSKNAKDFIDDDKIHSLLKNTKENPKQVKKIIAKSLEKKALNPEETAILLKTESPELVEEIFEAARKLKRDVYGNRIVLFAPLYIGNNCVNDCTYCSFRRSNKEAVRRTLSETEIGAQVESLEDKGHKRLILVYGEHPKYNADYIAKSVKDVYRVKKGNGEIRRVNINAAPMDIEGFKKIKEAGIGTYQIFMETYHHETYQKVHPENTFKGDYLWRLDGLNRANEAGLDDVGIGALFGLYDWRFEVLAMIHHSQFLEKQYGCGPHTISFPRLKPGLGIEYDEKYLVNDYNFKRLVAILRLAVPYAGMILTARESAELRKEILGFGVSQIDAGSRIELGGYTEIGDAQVQSSEKEQFLLSDLRPLDEVIKQLLDDDYIPSFCTSCYRQGRTGEQFMEFAIPGFIERLCTPNGLITLQEYLYDYSSEETKESGKKLIQRQLSNMPDSKMKTRVVERLNKIEHSNERDFYF
- the hydF gene encoding [FeFe] hydrogenase H-cluster maturation GTPase HydF, coding for MKKTPKGMRLHIGIYGRRNVGKSSLVNAITRQQVSIVSDVAGTTTDPVEKPMEMLPIGPVLFIDTAGIDDEGDLGKKRIQKSRKAMERTDIAIIVSTADLWEDFEQNLINEFSRLKITVIVVFNKVDILSPRADQLDSISKQGISVVQSIAFKAVGINELRDVLIANVPDYFLKSPSVTANLVPPGEMALLVVPIDYEAPKGRLILPQVQVLRDLLDNDAYSMVVKETGLVQALNNLKKPPALVITDSQSFKEVGRDTPVEIPLTSFSILFARLKGDLKEFVKGALSIGKLIPGDNILIAESCSHHPIKGDIGREKIPLWLDKYVGGKLNYSTVQGHDFPEDLSKYKLVVQCGSCTFNPRLLKTRLNICRSANVPITNYGVAIAFMHGIFERALAPFDEVKGILEENRKEALLAG